DNA sequence from the bacterium genome:
CCGCCGCCCGTCCCGCGCTCGACGCGCTGTCCGGCGGCGCGGCGCCGCCCGCTCAGCGTTCGAGGAGAGGGACCGGCGCGAACCCGGTGTAGTCCACGGCCACGAAGCGGAGCTCGACCCCCCGGCGGACGCCCTGCGGCGCCCAGGCGTGGTCCTCGCCGTGCAGGTGGCCGTAGACCGCGAGTTCGACCCCCGCGGCCGCCAGCCGTTCCAGCACCTCGCTCGTCTCGTCCCCCGGCCCGAGCGGCGGGTAGTGCAGCATCGCCACGAGCCGGTCCCCGGGAAGGCGCAGGCGCGACGCCTCGGCGAGCGAGAGATCGAGCCGCTCGACCTCGCGCCGGTAGAGCGCCGGATCGCGCTCCTCGTCGAACCACGGCGTCGAGGGAAGGTTCCAGCCGCGCGTTCCGCAGACGACGATCCCTTCCGGCAGGCGAAGCGCCTCGTGCTGCATGATCGCCAGCGTCGGCGGCAGCGCGGCGCGGACCTTCGCCGCGGAGCCCCACCACGAATCGTGGTTGCCGCGCAGCA
Encoded proteins:
- a CDS encoding metallophosphoesterase, giving the protein MRLFALADPHLSLARPKPMDVFGELWRDHAGRLAAAWDAAVGPDDVVLVAGDVSWARTLAEAAPDLAYLAARPGRLKLLLRGNHDSWWGSAAKVRAALPPTLAIMQHEALRLPEGIVVCGTRGWNLPSTPWFDEERDPALYRREVERLDLSLAEASRLRLPGDRLVAMLHYPPLGPGDETSEVLERLAAAGVELAVYGHLHGEDHAWAPQGVRRGVELRFVAVDYTGFAPVPLLER